A stretch of the Ostrea edulis chromosome 9, xbOstEdul1.1, whole genome shotgun sequence genome encodes the following:
- the LOC125659154 gene encoding uncharacterized protein LOC125659154 isoform X3 produces the protein MKFQIAIVACFMTVCLQNAMAQVYGGGTCAFSTSGVAACTSTANGFCALDTIVVTGSPVTAVTTTGKCVCYAGYSGTLCGTYTSTTTASTNNALGVLAVGALAAYFLSGAGNAGSSTGLGGNGDLTGTDLLYLQQAQQIQG, from the exons ATGAAATTCCAAATCGCGATTGTTGCTTGTTTTATGACTGTCT GTCTTCAGAATGCCATGGCTCAAGTCTACGGAGGTGGTACCTGTGCCTTTTCCACTAGCGGTGTAGCTGCTTGTACCAGTACAGCCAACGGCTTCTGCGCGCTCGACACCATCGTAGTCACCGGTAGTCCAGTTACTGCTGTAACTACTACCGGAAAATGTGTCTGCTACGCGGGATACAGCGGAACCTTATGCGGAA CATATACCTCAACCACTACCGCCTCCACCAACAACGCTCTAGGGGTTCTCGCCGTCGGCGCTCTGGCAGCTTACTTCCTGTCCGGAGCTGGAAACGCCGGATCTTCCACCGGATTAGGCGGAAACGGAGATCTCACGGGCACCGATCTGTTGTACCTTCAGCAAGCCCAGCAGATCCAAGGTTAA
- the LOC125659154 gene encoding uncharacterized protein LOC125659154 isoform X2, whose product MTCRRFKYQAPKMKFQIAIVACFMTVCLQNAMAQVYGGGTCAFSTSGVAACTSTANGFCALDTIVVTGSPVTAVTTTGKCVCYAGYSGTLCGTYTSTTTASTNNALGVLAVGALAAYFLSGAGNAGSSTGLGGNGDLTGTDLLYLQQAQQIQG is encoded by the exons ATGACTTGCAG gagaTTCAAGTACCAAGCTCCGAAGATGAAATTCCAAATCGCGATTGTTGCTTGTTTTATGACTGTCT GTCTTCAGAATGCCATGGCTCAAGTCTACGGAGGTGGTACCTGTGCCTTTTCCACTAGCGGTGTAGCTGCTTGTACCAGTACAGCCAACGGCTTCTGCGCGCTCGACACCATCGTAGTCACCGGTAGTCCAGTTACTGCTGTAACTACTACCGGAAAATGTGTCTGCTACGCGGGATACAGCGGAACCTTATGCGGAA CATATACCTCAACCACTACCGCCTCCACCAACAACGCTCTAGGGGTTCTCGCCGTCGGCGCTCTGGCAGCTTACTTCCTGTCCGGAGCTGGAAACGCCGGATCTTCCACCGGATTAGGCGGAAACGGAGATCTCACGGGCACCGATCTGTTGTACCTTCAGCAAGCCCAGCAGATCCAAGGTTAA
- the LOC125659154 gene encoding uncharacterized protein LOC125659154 isoform X1: protein MYLHMYQGSGRLVASINAILQSTSIIITAKKFKCILANIYFFLKRRFKYQAPKMKFQIAIVACFMTVCLQNAMAQVYGGGTCAFSTSGVAACTSTANGFCALDTIVVTGSPVTAVTTTGKCVCYAGYSGTLCGTYTSTTTASTNNALGVLAVGALAAYFLSGAGNAGSSTGLGGNGDLTGTDLLYLQQAQQIQG, encoded by the exons atgtacctacacaTGTATCAAGGATCTGGACGCCTAGTTGCTTCGATTAATGCTATTTTACAGTCAACTTCAATCATAATTACTGCAAAAAAATTCAAGTGCATACTTGctaatatttacttttttttaaaaaggagaTTCAAGTACCAAGCTCCGAAGATGAAATTCCAAATCGCGATTGTTGCTTGTTTTATGACTGTCT GTCTTCAGAATGCCATGGCTCAAGTCTACGGAGGTGGTACCTGTGCCTTTTCCACTAGCGGTGTAGCTGCTTGTACCAGTACAGCCAACGGCTTCTGCGCGCTCGACACCATCGTAGTCACCGGTAGTCCAGTTACTGCTGTAACTACTACCGGAAAATGTGTCTGCTACGCGGGATACAGCGGAACCTTATGCGGAA CATATACCTCAACCACTACCGCCTCCACCAACAACGCTCTAGGGGTTCTCGCCGTCGGCGCTCTGGCAGCTTACTTCCTGTCCGGAGCTGGAAACGCCGGATCTTCCACCGGATTAGGCGGAAACGGAGATCTCACGGGCACCGATCTGTTGTACCTTCAGCAAGCCCAGCAGATCCAAGGTTAA
- the LOC125659155 gene encoding uncharacterized protein LOC125659155 isoform X2, with translation MKSLVILAVCAVTLCLHSVQALSYGGGTCNFGTSGVAACTSTSAGFCSLDTVTVTGSPATAVVFAGKCICYPNYSGTVCGTQTVTSTTTSTTNNALGVLAIGALAAYFLSGAGNVGTGIGAGAAAGNPFLMG, from the exons ATGAAATCGTTGGTTATTCTGGCAGTGTGCGCTGTGACACTAT GTCTTCATAGCGTCCAGGCTTTGTCTTACGGGGGTGGAACCTGCAACTTTGGCACTAGCGGTGTTGCTGCATGTACGTCAACGTCCGCAGGTTTCTGCTCGCTCGATACCGTAACAGTCACTGGTAGTCCGGCTACTGCTGTAGTCTTTGCTGGAAAATGTATCTGTTACCCTAACTACAGTGGCACTGTCTGTGGAA CCCAGACCGTGACATCCACCACTACCTCCACCACCAACAACGCTCTCGGAGTTCTGGCCATCGGAGCTCTGGCTGCTTATTTTCTCTCCGGAGCTGGAAACGTAGGAACCGGAATTGGAGCCGGCGCAGCAGCTGGTAACCCCTTCCTCATGGGTTAA
- the LOC125659155 gene encoding uncharacterized protein LOC125659155 isoform X1, which produces MYINQGWNMKSLVILAVCAVTLCLHSVQALSYGGGTCNFGTSGVAACTSTSAGFCSLDTVTVTGSPATAVVFAGKCICYPNYSGTVCGTQTVTSTTTSTTNNALGVLAIGALAAYFLSGAGNVGTGIGAGAAAGNPFLMG; this is translated from the exons atgtacatt AACCAAGGCTGGAATATGAAATCGTTGGTTATTCTGGCAGTGTGCGCTGTGACACTAT GTCTTCATAGCGTCCAGGCTTTGTCTTACGGGGGTGGAACCTGCAACTTTGGCACTAGCGGTGTTGCTGCATGTACGTCAACGTCCGCAGGTTTCTGCTCGCTCGATACCGTAACAGTCACTGGTAGTCCGGCTACTGCTGTAGTCTTTGCTGGAAAATGTATCTGTTACCCTAACTACAGTGGCACTGTCTGTGGAA CCCAGACCGTGACATCCACCACTACCTCCACCACCAACAACGCTCTCGGAGTTCTGGCCATCGGAGCTCTGGCTGCTTATTTTCTCTCCGGAGCTGGAAACGTAGGAACCGGAATTGGAGCCGGCGCAGCAGCTGGTAACCCCTTCCTCATGGGTTAA